A portion of the Gadus macrocephalus chromosome 10, ASM3116895v1 genome contains these proteins:
- the etfdh gene encoding electron transfer flavoprotein-ubiquinone oxidoreductase, mitochondrial: MFPAGRYWFHAGRCVRALRRCPRLDPGALGVRPTARRWASSDAPKITTHYSIHPRDQDPRWEGTEMERFADQADVVVVGAGPAGLSAAIRLKQLALAEEREVRVCVVEKASQIGAHTLSGACLEPSALNELLPDWKERGAPLHTPVTEDIFSILTEKHRIPVPMLPGLPMNNHGNYIVRLGNLVRWLGEQAEELGVELYPGYAAAEVLFHEDGSVKGIATNDVGIAKDGSPKDTFERGMELHAQVTLFGEGCHGHLAKQLYRHFNLRQNCEPQTYAIGLKEVWVVRPEKWRPGRVEHSVGWPLNRHTYGGSFLYHLNEGEPLVALGFVVGLDYSNPYLSPFREFQRWKHHPFVAPTLEGGERIGYGARALNEGGVQSIPELTFPGGILIGCSPGFMNVPKIKGTHTAMKSGMLAAEAVFPRLAVLEEDSAPSAGLHVPEYAESLKASWVWKELHAVRNIRPSFHNYLGLYGGMVYTGIFYWILRGKEPWTLKHCGLDSDQLKPAKECTPIEYPRPDGKLSFDLLSSVALSGTNHEGDQPAHLTLRDDSVPVERNLAIYDGPEQRFCPAGVYEYVPTDDGAGMRLQINAQNCVHCKTCDIKDPSQNINWVVPEGSGGPAYNGM; this comes from the exons GGACGGAGATGGAGCGCTTCGCGGACCAGGcagacgtggtggtggtgggggcggggcccgcCGGCCTGTCCGCCGCCATCCGGCTGAAGCAGCTGGCGCTGGCTGAGGAGCGGGAGGTGCGGGTGTGCGTGGTGGAGAAGGCGTCTCAGATCGGAGCCCACACCCTCTCAGGGGCCTGTCTGGAGCCCAGCGCCCTCAACGAGCTGCTGCCCGactggaaggagagaggg gccccccTCCACACTCCAGTAACTGAGGATATTTTCAGCATCCTGACAGAGAAGCACAGGATTCCGGTCCCCATGTTGCCAG GTCTGCCCATGAACAACCACGGGAACTACATCGTGCGTCTGGGGAACCTGGTGCGCTGGCTGGGGGAGCAGGCGGAGGAGCTGGGGGTGGAGCTGTACCCGGGCTACGCCGCCGCAGAG GTTCTGTTCCATGAAGACGGGAGCGTTAAAGGCATCGCCACCAACGACGTGGGAATCGCTAAGGACGGCTCTCCTAAG GACACCTTTGAGCGGGGCATGGAGCTGCACGCCCAGGTCACTCTGTTCGGGGAGGGCTGCCACGGCCATCTGGCCAAGCAGCTCTACCGGCACTTCAACCTGAGGCAGAACTGTGAGCCTCAGACCTACGCCATCGGACTCAAGGAG GTGTGGGTGGTGCGTCCGGAGAAGTGGCGTCCGGGCCGGGTGGAGCACTCGGTGGGCTGGCCGCTCAACAGACACACCTACGGGGGCTCCTTTCTTTACCACCTCAACGAGGGCGAGCCGCTGGTGGCCCTAGGCTTCGTG GTGGGTCTTGACTactccaacccctacctgagTCCCTTCAGAGAGTTCCAGCGGTGGAAGCACCACCCGTTCGTTGCCCCCACCCTGGAGGGGGGCGAGCGCATCGGCTACGGGGCGCGTGCCCTCAACGAGGGCGGGGTCCAG TCCATCCCAGAGCTGACCTTCCCAGGAGGCATCCTGATTGGCTGCAGCCCTGGCTTCATGAACGTCCCCAAGATCAAAGGGACGCACACGGCCATGAAGAGCGGCATGCTGGCTGCCGAGGCCGTGTTTCCTCGGCTGGCCGTGCTGGAGGAGGACTCCGCCCCCTCCGCAg GTCTCCACGTCCCGGAGTACGCTGAGAGCCTGAAGGCGTCGTGGGTGTGGAAGGAGCTCCACGCGGTGAGGAACATCCGGCCCTCCTTCCACAACTACCTGGGTCTGTACGGGGGCATGGTCTACACCGGCATCTTCTACTGGATCCTGAGGGGCAAGGAACCCTGGACCCTGAAGCACTGCG GTCTGGACTCCGACCAGCTGAAGCCGGCCAAGGAGTGCACCCCCATCGAGTACCCCCGGCCCGACGGCAAGCTGAGCTTCGACCTGCTGTCGTCGGTGGCCCTGAGCGGGACCAACCACGAGGGCGACCAGCCCGCCCACCTCACGCTGAGGGACGACAGCGTGCCGGTGGAGCGCAACCTGGCCATCTACGACGGGCCCGAGCAGCGTTTCTGCCCCGCAG GCGTGTACGAGTACGTCCCCACTGACGACGGCGCCGGGATGCGGCTGCAGATCAACGCCCAGAACTGCGTCCACTGCAAGACGTGCGACATCAAGGACCCCAGCCAGAACATCAACTGGGTGGTGCCGGAGGGCAGCGGAGGCCCCGCCTACAACGGGATGTGA